The following proteins come from a genomic window of Shinella zoogloeoides:
- a CDS encoding nuclear transport factor 2 family protein, whose translation MPSDPVWTLERSFWLEGASFYDAHLHAGAVMIFPHMGTLDRISIIESLAAASRWTEVEMEERHTAAADHTIVLTYLAVAHRDTDPPYRAFCSSTYVRTGDDWMMLAHQQTPQD comes from the coding sequence ATGCCTAGCGATCCCGTCTGGACGCTCGAACGCAGCTTCTGGCTCGAAGGGGCTTCTTTTTACGATGCGCACCTTCATGCCGGGGCGGTGATGATCTTTCCCCATATGGGAACCCTCGACCGCATCTCGATTATAGAAAGCCTCGCTGCGGCCTCGCGTTGGACGGAGGTCGAGATGGAAGAACGGCACACGGCAGCAGCAGACCATACGATCGTCTTGACCTATCTGGCTGTGGCACACCGTGATACCGATCCACCCTATCGTGCCTTTTGCAGCTCAACCTATGTCCGCACGGGCGACGACTGGATGATGTTGGCGCACCAGCAGACACCACAAGACTAG
- a CDS encoding cytochrome c oxidase assembly protein, protein MKRSARILGLLLLIVLCAVLVASFGGGSFAVHMVVHMGIVAVAAPLIACGMPGTRLDALPGVARMTPMLASFVELVAVWFWHLPALRALADASLALSLLEQASFLAAGVLLWRACLRPGEGRLAGAAGLLFTSMHMTLLGVLLALAPRPLYGEGDVSCFGISLSAAADQQIGGVVMLMVGACAYLLGGIVLLAGLLREDRAQC, encoded by the coding sequence ATGAAGAGATCCGCACGCATCCTTGGCCTTCTCCTCCTCATCGTGCTTTGCGCCGTTCTCGTGGCGAGCTTCGGCGGCGGCTCGTTCGCCGTCCACATGGTCGTCCATATGGGTATCGTCGCGGTCGCCGCGCCGCTCATCGCCTGCGGCATGCCCGGCACGCGGCTCGATGCGCTTCCGGGCGTCGCCCGGATGACGCCCATGCTCGCATCCTTCGTCGAACTCGTCGCCGTCTGGTTCTGGCACCTGCCGGCGCTACGCGCGCTCGCCGATGCGAGCCTCGCGCTCTCGCTTCTCGAACAGGCAAGTTTCCTTGCGGCGGGTGTCCTGCTCTGGCGTGCCTGCCTCCGGCCGGGGGAAGGCCGTCTTGCCGGCGCGGCCGGGCTGCTGTTCACCTCGATGCACATGACCCTGCTCGGCGTGCTGCTGGCCCTCGCCCCTCGCCCCCTCTACGGCGAGGGCGACGTCTCCTGCTTCGGCATTTCGCTTTCGGCCGCCGCCGACCAGCAGATCGGCGGGGTCGTCATGCTGATGGTCGGCGCCTGCGCCTATCTTCTCGGAGGGATAGTGCTGCTGGCCGGGTTGCTGCGGGAGGACAGGGCGCAATGCTGA
- the ctaD gene encoding cytochrome c oxidase subunit I produces the protein MTDALSPDLSKEEREAQEAELREVWRTPSGWRYWTSVNNTEIGLWYGAAAFLFMLFAGVLALLVRVQLAVPDNDFLSADIFNQAFTLHGTVMMFLFAVPIFEAVAIFLLPSMLGARELPFPRLSAFGFWSFALGGIFVCGSILFGAAPNTGWFMYPPLATDKEYSGIGADIWLLGLSFIEVASIAAAVELIVGIMKCRAPGMRINMMPLFAWYLLIVAGMILFAFPPLIAGDILFEMERMFGWPFFDAARGGDPLLWQHLFWIFGHPEVYIIFLPAIALMAMIVPTFAQRPIVGYSWIVLAAVGTGFLSFGLWVHHMFTTGLPQISLAFFSAASEAVAIPTGVQIFVFIATMLAGRVIFSVPMLFGTGGLAIFIIGGLTGVMVALVPFDWQAHDTYFIVAHLHYVLIGGMLFPIVAGIYYYYPLLDARKLSDRLGKVAFWLMFCGFNVAFFPMHLAGLRGMPRRVFTYPADIGWDWFNLISTIGAFVFAAGVLVVVIDVLRPKHRQPRGEENPWNAGTLEWISEPEEKWGVRSIPIIRSRYPIWDQPGLVEDIKAGRFYLPDAKDGARETLVTSVLDATPIQCLRVGGTSLLTILAAFSLGGVFIALTFHWWIATAAFAVLTLAAIVAWLWTGTAAIPREEMRDVGLGETLPLYTSGPQSVGWWAMFITMAGDGTAYASLMFGYFFYWTIHDDFTAGHAGPGTLWPLAAALLFTLAWLAMLAARKANEGDRHTRTRLWLVLSALLTLAAGCAGLAGPYLTGMDPTAHVYPAIVWVVALWTVVHGGVGVIMQAYCLARSLAGRMSARHDMDLRNVVLYWHFLVITAITSFGVLGLFPGLR, from the coding sequence ATGACCGATGCCCTGAGCCCCGATCTTTCGAAGGAGGAGCGCGAGGCGCAGGAAGCGGAGCTGCGCGAAGTCTGGCGCACGCCGTCCGGCTGGCGCTACTGGACCTCGGTCAACAATACCGAGATCGGCCTGTGGTACGGCGCGGCGGCCTTCCTCTTCATGCTGTTCGCCGGCGTGCTGGCGCTGCTCGTGCGCGTGCAGCTCGCCGTGCCCGATAACGATTTCCTCTCCGCCGATATCTTCAACCAGGCCTTCACCCTGCACGGCACGGTGATGATGTTCCTCTTCGCCGTGCCGATCTTCGAGGCGGTGGCGATCTTCCTGCTTCCCTCCATGCTCGGCGCGCGGGAGCTGCCCTTTCCGCGCCTTTCGGCCTTCGGCTTCTGGAGCTTCGCGCTCGGCGGCATCTTCGTCTGCGGCTCCATCCTCTTCGGCGCGGCGCCGAACACCGGCTGGTTCATGTATCCGCCGCTCGCCACCGACAAGGAATATTCCGGCATCGGCGCCGACATCTGGCTGCTCGGTCTCTCCTTCATCGAGGTCGCCTCCATCGCCGCCGCCGTCGAGCTCATCGTCGGCATCATGAAGTGCCGCGCGCCGGGCATGCGTATCAACATGATGCCGCTCTTCGCCTGGTATCTGCTGATCGTCGCCGGCATGATCCTCTTCGCCTTCCCGCCGCTGATCGCCGGCGACATCCTCTTCGAGATGGAGCGGATGTTCGGCTGGCCCTTCTTCGATGCGGCGCGCGGCGGCGATCCGCTGCTCTGGCAGCATCTCTTCTGGATCTTCGGCCATCCGGAGGTCTACATCATCTTCCTGCCGGCCATCGCGCTGATGGCGATGATCGTGCCCACCTTCGCGCAGCGCCCCATCGTCGGCTATTCGTGGATCGTGCTTGCCGCCGTCGGCACCGGTTTCCTGAGCTTCGGCCTGTGGGTGCACCACATGTTCACGACGGGCTTGCCGCAGATCTCGCTCGCCTTCTTCTCCGCCGCCTCGGAGGCCGTGGCGATCCCGACCGGCGTGCAGATCTTCGTCTTCATCGCCACCATGCTCGCCGGCCGCGTCATCTTCTCCGTACCGATGCTGTTCGGCACCGGAGGCCTTGCGATCTTCATCATCGGCGGCCTGACGGGCGTGATGGTCGCGCTCGTGCCCTTCGACTGGCAGGCGCACGACACCTATTTCATCGTCGCGCACCTGCACTATGTGCTGATCGGCGGCATGCTCTTCCCGATCGTCGCCGGCATCTACTATTATTATCCGCTGCTGGACGCCCGAAAGCTCTCCGACCGGCTCGGCAAGGTCGCCTTCTGGCTGATGTTCTGCGGCTTCAACGTCGCCTTCTTCCCGATGCATCTGGCGGGCCTGCGGGGCATGCCGCGGCGCGTCTTCACCTATCCCGCCGATATCGGCTGGGACTGGTTCAACCTGATCTCGACCATCGGGGCCTTCGTCTTCGCGGCGGGCGTGCTCGTCGTCGTCATCGACGTGCTGCGGCCGAAGCATCGCCAGCCGAGGGGCGAGGAGAACCCCTGGAATGCCGGCACGCTGGAATGGATTTCCGAGCCGGAGGAGAAATGGGGCGTGCGCTCCATCCCGATCATCCGGAGCCGCTATCCGATCTGGGACCAGCCGGGCCTCGTCGAGGACATCAAGGCCGGCCGCTTCTACCTGCCGGATGCGAAGGACGGCGCGCGCGAGACGCTCGTCACTTCCGTGCTCGACGCCACGCCCATCCAGTGCCTGCGCGTCGGTGGCACCTCGCTCCTCACCATCCTCGCCGCCTTCTCGCTCGGCGGCGTCTTCATCGCCCTCACCTTCCACTGGTGGATCGCGACGGCGGCCTTCGCGGTGCTGACACTTGCCGCCATCGTCGCCTGGCTCTGGACCGGCACGGCCGCCATTCCCCGGGAGGAGATGCGCGACGTCGGCCTCGGCGAAACCCTGCCGCTCTATACATCCGGCCCGCAATCGGTCGGCTGGTGGGCCATGTTCATCACCATGGCGGGCGACGGCACGGCCTATGCCAGCCTGATGTTCGGCTATTTCTTCTACTGGACGATCCACGACGACTTCACCGCCGGCCATGCCGGCCCCGGCACGCTCTGGCCGCTCGCCGCGGCCCTCCTCTTCACGCTTGCCTGGCTGGCGATGCTGGCGGCCCGCAAGGCGAACGAAGGCGACCGCCATACGCGCACGCGCCTCTGGCTCGTGCTCTCCGCCCTCCTGACGCTCGCCGCCGGTTGCGCCGGCCTTGCCGGCCCCTATCTCACCGGCATGGACCCGACCGCACATGTCTATCCGGCCATCGTCTGGGTCGTCGCCCTGTGGACCGTCGTGCATGGCGGCGTCGGCGTCATCATGCAGGCCTATTGCCTGGCGCGGAGTCTGGCGGGCCGGATGAGCGCCCGCCACGACATGGACCTCCGCAATGTCGTGCTCTACTGGCACTTCCTCGTCATCACGGCGATCACGTCCTTCGGCGTCCTCGGCCTCTTTCCGGGTTTGAGGTGA
- a CDS encoding ABC transporter ATP-binding protein, protein MTESATLAFSRVGHAFLGRSLFEDFDLAISKGEAVALLGPSGSGKTTLLQIAAGIVEPVRGRVSRGYHRQAVVFQEPRLLPWMTLTDNIAYGLAARGEGIARRRRTAERLAHAVGLEEADFGKYPAELSGGMRQRANVARALAVDPDMLFLDEPFSATDVGLRRHLQDLLIAAAQEKGFSVLLVTHDLAEAVRVADRIVVLSARDGRIAASRALAGRPGDRSERAIFQQVEAWSRDPVFGELFSASERLR, encoded by the coding sequence ATGACGGAAAGCGCCACGCTGGCCTTCTCCCGCGTCGGGCATGCCTTTCTCGGGCGCAGCCTCTTTGAGGATTTCGACCTTGCCATAAGCAAGGGCGAGGCCGTTGCCCTGCTTGGTCCCTCCGGCAGCGGCAAGACGACCCTCTTGCAGATCGCCGCCGGCATCGTCGAACCTGTCAGGGGGCGGGTTTCGCGAGGATACCACCGCCAGGCCGTCGTGTTCCAGGAACCGCGCCTGCTGCCGTGGATGACGTTGACGGACAACATCGCCTACGGCCTTGCCGCGCGGGGCGAGGGCATAGCGAGACGGCGCAGGACGGCCGAACGCCTTGCTCATGCCGTCGGCCTGGAGGAGGCGGATTTCGGAAAATACCCGGCAGAACTCTCCGGCGGCATGCGGCAACGGGCGAACGTGGCGCGGGCGCTCGCCGTCGATCCCGACATGCTGTTTCTCGACGAGCCCTTCAGCGCGACGGATGTCGGCCTGCGCCGGCACCTTCAGGATCTGCTGATCGCCGCGGCGCAGGAGAAAGGTTTTTCCGTGCTGCTGGTTACGCACGACCTTGCCGAAGCCGTTCGCGTGGCGGACCGCATCGTGGTCCTCTCTGCCCGCGACGGGCGTATCGCGGCGAGCCGCGCGCTTGCCGGCCGGCCGGGCGACCGCTCGGAACGGGCCATTTTCCAGCAGGTGGAGGCGTGGTCGCGCGATCCTGTCTTCGGCGAGCTTTTTTCGGCGTCGGAGCGACTGAGATGA
- a CDS encoding ABC transporter substrate-binding protein yields the protein MTLLNRRDVLAGLSALTVAALASPSILRAAAPLTLYGPPAAPSAVLAHAVKGGFLRDVAPSAVFRAWKTPDEMRAAVASGSMGAVVMPSYAAANLHNRGLGLGLLNVLTTGLLYVVSKDESLKTVADLKGRTLALPFKNDMPDFVMARLLTKAGLGQGDVTLEYTASPPEAVQLLLTGRADAALLSEPAATGVIIKAKSMFMAVHRAIDIQAEWQAVAGTSEIPQAGLALTAEVQQALGAAGTDGLQKAIEAALADALGDPGAASAAVADALGFPPEIIAASFPTSHLSAIPASAARKTLEGFYGVLAEANPAIIGGKLPGDGFYLV from the coding sequence ATGACCCTTCTCAACCGCCGTGACGTTCTGGCCGGCCTCTCTGCACTGACGGTCGCGGCGCTGGCGTCGCCTTCTATCCTGAGAGCTGCCGCACCGCTCACGCTCTATGGCCCGCCGGCCGCGCCTTCCGCCGTGCTTGCCCATGCGGTCAAGGGCGGCTTCCTCAGGGATGTCGCGCCCTCGGCGGTCTTCCGGGCCTGGAAGACGCCGGACGAGATGCGCGCGGCCGTTGCCTCGGGCTCGATGGGCGCCGTGGTGATGCCGAGCTATGCGGCCGCCAACCTGCACAACCGGGGCCTCGGCCTCGGCCTTCTCAACGTGCTCACCACTGGCCTTCTCTATGTGGTCTCGAAGGATGAAAGCCTGAAGACGGTGGCGGACCTTAAGGGCAGGACGCTCGCCTTGCCGTTCAAGAACGACATGCCGGATTTCGTGATGGCGCGGCTTCTGACGAAGGCGGGATTGGGGCAGGGCGACGTGACGCTCGAATATACCGCCTCGCCGCCGGAGGCAGTGCAACTGCTGCTGACCGGCCGCGCCGATGCCGCCCTTCTCAGCGAGCCGGCGGCGACTGGCGTCATCATCAAGGCGAAATCGATGTTCATGGCCGTCCACCGCGCCATCGACATCCAGGCCGAATGGCAGGCTGTTGCGGGCACATCGGAGATCCCGCAGGCCGGTCTTGCGTTGACGGCCGAGGTGCAGCAGGCGCTCGGCGCGGCGGGAACCGACGGTTTGCAAAAGGCGATCGAGGCCGCGCTTGCCGATGCGCTTGGCGACCCCGGGGCCGCCTCTGCCGCTGTCGCGGACGCCCTCGGTTTTCCGCCGGAAATCATCGCCGCATCCTTCCCGACCAGCCATTTGAGCGCGATCCCCGCCAGCGCGGCACGCAAGACCCTCGAAGGCTTCTATGGCGTGCTGGCGGAGGCCAATCCGGCGATCATCGGCGGCAAGCTGCCGGGCGACGGTTTCTATCTGGTGTGA
- a CDS encoding FecCD family ABC transporter permease: MRTAPASVRRVGSLSFRWRPRVVVLCGVLALVLAAFAILLLGSGTLSFSAGEVLAVLSGQGDNAKAERVLLRIRLPRLLTAILVGGALGMAGSIFQSISRNALGSPDVIGFTTGAATGAIVQIMLLDAGPFETSVAAVLSGVLTAVAVFLLARKGRSTGGYRLVLVGIGVGATLSGVNTILLVSGDLDQAASAQLWLAGSLNTRTWSHVVPAAIGFAVVLPIAILHARRLNLLEMGDDAARQLGVDAERTRLVMIMAAVGLTSIATAAAGPIAFVALAAPQLARRLSASPDVPVVSGAMMGMVLLLAADLASQHLPINIHMPIGLTTGLLGGFYLLWLLVRSRSI, from the coding sequence ATGAGAACCGCGCCCGCCTCCGTCCGCCGGGTCGGGTCGCTGTCGTTTCGCTGGCGGCCGAGGGTCGTCGTGCTTTGCGGCGTGCTGGCACTGGTCCTTGCCGCCTTCGCCATCCTGCTCCTCGGCAGCGGCACCCTGTCCTTCAGCGCCGGCGAGGTTCTGGCGGTGCTCTCCGGGCAGGGGGACAATGCCAAGGCCGAGCGCGTCCTCCTGCGCATCCGGCTGCCGCGCCTGCTGACGGCCATCCTCGTCGGCGGCGCGCTCGGCATGGCGGGGTCGATCTTCCAGTCCATCTCACGCAACGCACTCGGCTCGCCCGATGTGATCGGCTTCACGACGGGGGCGGCGACCGGGGCGATCGTGCAGATCATGCTGCTGGATGCCGGGCCGTTCGAGACGTCGGTGGCGGCCGTCCTGTCAGGCGTCCTCACCGCCGTCGCGGTCTTCCTGCTCGCCCGCAAGGGGCGTTCCACCGGCGGCTACCGGCTCGTGCTGGTCGGCATCGGCGTCGGCGCAACGCTCTCCGGCGTCAACACGATCCTGCTGGTGAGCGGCGATCTCGACCAGGCGGCGTCCGCCCAGCTCTGGCTCGCCGGCTCGCTCAACACACGCACCTGGTCGCATGTCGTGCCGGCCGCCATCGGCTTTGCGGTCGTCCTGCCGATCGCAATCCTCCATGCACGCCGGCTGAACCTGCTCGAAATGGGCGACGATGCCGCCCGTCAGCTCGGCGTCGATGCCGAGCGCACGCGCCTCGTGATGATCATGGCCGCCGTCGGGCTGACCTCGATCGCCACCGCCGCCGCCGGCCCCATCGCCTTCGTCGCACTCGCCGCACCGCAGCTTGCGCGCCGGTTGAGCGCATCGCCGGACGTGCCTGTCGTCTCCGGCGCGATGATGGGCATGGTCCTGCTTCTCGCCGCCGATCTCGCCAGCCAGCACCTGCCGATCAACATCCACATGCCCATCGGTCTGACCACTGGCCTTCTGGGCGGGTTCTATCTCCTTTGGCTGCTGGTACGCAGTAGATCCATCTGA
- a CDS encoding ABC transporter permease, which translates to MNALLVGLGWTGRYLWAGWAGLAGIFCFLAVWQAGHEIYGSFVLPSPPETAAAIGTLVARPDFWTIVSQSAGRALSGFALAAIIGTATGLVAGYSFAAMRLMKPVVTVMLGVPPIGWIVLALIWFGSTGGTAILTVVIASAPLSFAGALEGVAKRDRQLDIMAQSFGASWLYRLRTITLPHVLSYLFPAWTTTAGSAWKVTVMAELLSNSGGIGGELATARALFDIPLVTAWLAITVILALATDYGVLHVVREAVERWRSAGLPWGVKR; encoded by the coding sequence ATGAACGCTCTCCTTGTCGGCCTCGGCTGGACGGGCCGCTATCTGTGGGCCGGCTGGGCGGGCCTTGCCGGCATTTTCTGCTTTCTCGCCGTCTGGCAGGCCGGGCACGAAATTTACGGCTCCTTCGTCCTGCCGTCCCCGCCCGAAACGGCGGCGGCAATCGGCACGCTCGTGGCGCGGCCGGATTTCTGGACGATCGTCTCGCAGAGCGCCGGCCGGGCGCTTTCGGGTTTCGCGCTCGCCGCCATTATCGGCACGGCGACGGGGCTCGTCGCCGGCTATTCCTTCGCCGCCATGCGGCTGATGAAGCCGGTGGTCACCGTCATGCTGGGCGTGCCGCCGATCGGCTGGATTGTGCTTGCGCTGATCTGGTTCGGCTCCACGGGCGGAACCGCGATCCTGACCGTCGTCATCGCCTCCGCGCCGCTCTCCTTCGCGGGCGCGCTGGAAGGGGTCGCCAAACGCGACCGGCAGCTCGACATCATGGCCCAATCCTTCGGCGCCTCCTGGCTCTACCGACTGCGCACGATCACCCTGCCGCATGTGCTCTCCTATCTTTTTCCTGCTTGGACAACGACGGCCGGCAGCGCCTGGAAGGTGACGGTCATGGCCGAACTCCTCTCCAATTCCGGCGGTATCGGCGGCGAGCTTGCAACGGCGCGGGCACTCTTCGACATCCCGCTCGTCACGGCCTGGCTGGCGATCACCGTGATCCTGGCGCTCGCAACCGACTACGGCGTGCTGCATGTGGTGCGCGAGGCTGTGGAGCGCTGGCGCAGCGCCGGCCTTCCATGGGGCGTAAAGCGATGA
- a CDS encoding NnrS family protein — protein sequence MTERPILAEALRLFFPLAAAHGALLPFLWVIAGGYELPFAADIPPSQWHAHEMIFGTYGMALAGFLGSAVPEWTDTRPARGRTLLCLAALWLPARLIGAMGADVLSLVAAVFDLAFLLALSMLIGRAMLERRTAKHLAFPFWLLSFAAVEASMRYCWFTRDVALAARLLETAVCIFIVMFSLSASRINVVVINLALDPTGETTPYRPHPGRRHAAAAMTVLYLASALFFPESAVSAWLALAAGAAFLDRLAEWFIGRPAFKTEVAMLALGNAFAGAGFFALGATRLGFDLPRVAGLHMLSIGALGCAVIAVLIIAGLRHTGRDLLHLPWQAHGAALLMAAAAFVRVLPEFDFASGLAPLHHAASAVLWAASFGVWLHGFFPMLATPTVGQEESACH from the coding sequence ATGACGGAGCGTCCCATCCTTGCCGAAGCACTGCGGCTGTTCTTTCCCCTGGCCGCCGCCCATGGCGCACTGCTGCCTTTCCTGTGGGTGATCGCGGGTGGTTATGAGTTGCCCTTCGCCGCGGACATTCCGCCCTCGCAATGGCATGCCCACGAGATGATCTTCGGCACTTACGGCATGGCGCTCGCCGGTTTCCTCGGCTCGGCCGTGCCGGAATGGACCGATACCCGCCCGGCGCGGGGCAGGACGCTGCTCTGCCTTGCCGCCCTCTGGCTGCCGGCGCGGCTGATCGGCGCGATGGGAGCGGATGTCTTGAGCCTGGTCGCCGCCGTCTTCGACCTCGCCTTCCTCCTTGCGCTTTCGATGCTGATCGGCCGGGCAATGCTTGAACGCCGCACGGCGAAGCATCTCGCCTTCCCGTTCTGGCTACTCTCCTTTGCCGCAGTGGAGGCCAGTATGCGCTATTGCTGGTTCACCCGCGATGTCGCACTTGCCGCCCGCCTCCTGGAAACGGCGGTTTGCATTTTCATCGTGATGTTTTCCCTCTCCGCCTCGCGCATCAATGTCGTGGTGATCAACCTGGCGCTAGACCCGACCGGCGAAACGACACCGTACCGACCGCATCCGGGGCGGCGTCATGCGGCCGCCGCTATGACGGTGCTCTATCTGGCCTCAGCCTTGTTCTTTCCCGAAAGCGCCGTCTCGGCTTGGCTGGCGCTGGCGGCTGGCGCCGCGTTCCTCGACCGGCTTGCCGAATGGTTCATCGGTCGTCCCGCCTTCAAGACGGAGGTCGCGATGCTGGCGCTTGGCAACGCCTTTGCCGGCGCGGGTTTCTTTGCGCTCGGCGCGACGCGCTTGGGCTTCGATCTGCCGCGTGTCGCCGGCCTACACATGCTCTCGATCGGCGCGCTCGGATGCGCGGTGATTGCCGTGCTGATCATCGCGGGCCTGCGGCATACGGGCCGCGATCTTCTCCACCTGCCCTGGCAGGCCCACGGCGCGGCCCTTCTGATGGCCGCCGCTGCCTTCGTCCGCGTTCTCCCGGAATTCGATTTCGCCTCCGGCCTCGCACCCCTGCACCACGCGGCGAGCGCGGTGCTGTGGGCCGCGAGCTTTGGCGTGTGGCTTCACGGCTTCTTCCCGATGCTCGCCACTCCAACCGTTGGCCAGGAGGAGAGTGCCTGCCATTGA
- a CDS encoding c-type cytochrome, giving the protein MLIGWKQIAGLVLAGMVAAFLVAWSGIIGVGASTGHWKATDWFLHWVMRSSVRTAAIGTPVPAFTEGMLPMAAGHFEKGCALCHGSPALPRPASVRNMLPAPPDLKDKIGEWSDAELFQIVQHGVRFTGMPAWPVAGREDEAWAMVAFLRRYRQLDAAGYRDLAGFAATRSTAMDSVIGTCNGCHAPDRLDGQSLIPQLAGQSVTYLEQALAAYADGTRGSGVMAVAIEGLDDEDRRTLARHFAAQPPGFRHPVSRDTARGETLALKGDPARRVPACLSCHDKAGANPAFPRLSGQPAAYLESQLKRFAAKTRGGGPFRDVMQKVAANLEEEDMAALAAYFAARQSTD; this is encoded by the coding sequence ATGCTGATCGGCTGGAAACAGATTGCCGGCCTCGTCCTTGCCGGCATGGTCGCCGCCTTCCTCGTTGCCTGGTCAGGCATCATCGGGGTGGGCGCGAGCACGGGCCACTGGAAGGCGACCGACTGGTTTCTGCACTGGGTGATGCGCTCCTCCGTGCGCACGGCGGCCATCGGAACGCCGGTCCCCGCCTTCACAGAGGGCATGCTGCCGATGGCGGCCGGCCATTTCGAGAAAGGCTGCGCCCTCTGTCACGGTTCGCCCGCCCTGCCGCGGCCGGCGAGCGTCCGCAACATGCTGCCCGCCCCGCCGGACCTGAAGGACAAGATCGGCGAATGGAGCGATGCCGAGCTTTTCCAGATCGTGCAGCATGGCGTGCGCTTCACCGGCATGCCGGCCTGGCCGGTGGCGGGGCGCGAGGATGAAGCCTGGGCCATGGTCGCCTTCCTGCGCCGCTATCGGCAGCTCGACGCGGCGGGCTATCGCGACCTTGCGGGCTTTGCCGCCACGCGGTCGACGGCGATGGACAGCGTGATCGGGACGTGCAACGGCTGCCACGCGCCGGACCGGCTCGACGGGCAAAGCCTCATCCCGCAGCTTGCCGGGCAATCCGTCACCTATCTGGAGCAGGCCCTTGCCGCCTATGCCGACGGAACGCGCGGAAGCGGCGTCATGGCCGTCGCGATCGAGGGGCTGGACGACGAGGACCGCCGCACCCTCGCCCGCCACTTTGCCGCCCAGCCTCCGGGTTTCCGACACCCCGTCTCTAGGGACACGGCGCGCGGCGAAACGCTCGCCCTGAAGGGCGATCCGGCCAGACGCGTTCCTGCCTGCCTGTCCTGCCATGACAAGGCCGGCGCCAACCCCGCCTTTCCGCGGCTTTCCGGCCAGCCGGCCGCCTATCTCGAAAGCCAGTTGAAACGCTTCGCCGCCAAGACGCGCGGCGGCGGTCCGTTCAGGGATGTGATGCAGAAGGTTGCCGCGAACCTGGAAGAGGAAGACATGGCGGCCCTCGCGGCCTACTTCGCCGCAAGACAGTCGACGGACTGA
- the coxB gene encoding cytochrome c oxidase subunit II: protein MVMGGALIWLAVVGLLLHAARKQKAPWSEKTAGRLIVWGGVAFPLVVLLALLAYAVWLMPAIRPWLARYAPAPETIEVTGEQFWWRIRYPATDGLPAFETANELRLPIGERVAFSLKAADVIHSFWIPALGGKMDMIPGRTNTLSLLPTKAGVFRAPCAEFCGASHTLMAFSVIVMEQADYAAWRSAQAVGSRAGGGEGEQLFARHGCAGCHGVRGVTPAASLGPDLTLFGQRQTVGAGTLANTAENVARFIRDPAAVKPGAKMPAFDMLPESDIAAIADYLAGLK from the coding sequence ATGGTCATGGGCGGGGCGCTGATCTGGCTTGCCGTCGTCGGCCTGCTCCTGCATGCGGCACGAAAGCAGAAGGCGCCCTGGAGCGAGAAGACGGCCGGGCGGCTGATCGTCTGGGGCGGCGTCGCCTTTCCGCTCGTCGTGCTGCTGGCGCTGCTCGCCTATGCCGTCTGGCTGATGCCGGCCATCCGGCCCTGGCTCGCGCGCTATGCGCCGGCGCCCGAGACGATCGAGGTGACGGGCGAACAGTTCTGGTGGCGCATCCGCTATCCGGCGACGGACGGCCTGCCCGCCTTCGAAACGGCGAACGAGCTGCGCCTTCCCATCGGCGAGCGCGTGGCCTTCTCGCTGAAGGCGGCCGACGTCATCCACTCCTTCTGGATCCCGGCGCTCGGCGGAAAGATGGACATGATCCCCGGCCGCACGAACACGCTGTCGCTGCTGCCGACGAAAGCGGGCGTCTTCCGCGCGCCCTGCGCCGAATTCTGCGGGGCCTCGCATACCCTGATGGCCTTTTCCGTCATCGTCATGGAGCAAGCGGACTATGCGGCATGGCGCAGCGCACAGGCGGTGGGAAGCCGGGCGGGGGGCGGCGAAGGGGAGCAACTTTTCGCCCGGCACGGCTGCGCGGGCTGTCATGGCGTGCGCGGCGTGACGCCCGCCGCAAGCCTCGGCCCGGACCTCACCCTCTTCGGCCAGCGCCAGACGGTCGGCGCCGGAACGCTCGCCAACACCGCGGAAAACGTCGCCCGCTTCATCCGAGACCCGGCCGCCGTGAAGCCCGGTGCAAAGATGCCGGCCTTCGACATGCTGCCCGAAAGCGACATCGCCGCCATCGCCGACTATCTCGCGGGGCTCAAATGA